The Benincasa hispida cultivar B227 chromosome 9, ASM972705v1, whole genome shotgun sequence genome has a segment encoding these proteins:
- the LOC120087270 gene encoding protein WHAT'S THIS FACTOR 1 homolog, chloroplastic isoform X2: MTNSKRVQDRSRLKRVHDLELATEKWKVAYKVLFLIETLKQEPEMIIPVRNLEQYRRQINLPKPHKVSDFIRKSPKLFELYKDQRGVLWCGMTKQTEDLVEEEEKLIEQQADKAAEYVTRFLMMSVNKRLPVDKIAHFRRDFGLPLDFRAKWVNDYPELFKMVKSEDECEYLELVSWNPAWAVTELERKFMGVTESTATHTPGLLSLPFPLKFPSNYKKMYRYGGKIDHFQKRSYLSPYADARGLQAGSLEFDKRAVAVMHELLSFTMEKRLVTDHLTHFRRELVMPQKLMRLLLKHIGIFYVSERGKRFSVFLTEAYEGPELIDKCPLVLWKEKVLSLVGYRGKKKKIETFDDISEMEDDSLGLAENDPELDMEDTGCSEETALDVNTIDTETRDLLSG, encoded by the coding sequence ATGACAAACAGTAAGCGCGTTCAGGATAGAAGCCGCTTGAAGAGAGTGCATGATCTTGAATTAGCGACGGAAAAATGGAAGGTAGCTTACAAGGTACTCTTCTTGATTGAAACCCTCAAGCAGGAGCCTGAGATGATAATTCCTGTTAGGAATTTAGAGCAATATCGTAGACAAATCAATCTCCCGAAACCGCATAAGGTCTCGGACTTCATTAGAAAATCGCCTAAACTGTTTGAACTATACAAGGATCAGAGGGGTGTATTGTGGTGTGGAATGACTAAACAAACCGAAGATTTGGTGGAGGAGGAGGAGAAGTTAATTGAACAACAGGCTGACAAAGCTGCCGAGTATGTTACTAGGTTTTTAATGATGTCAGTGAATAAGCGGCTTCCGGTAGACAAAATTGCTCATTTCAGAAGAGATTTTGGGCTTCCACTTGATTTTCGAGCGAAATGGGTGAATGATTACCCTGAACTATTTAAGATGGTGAAGTCTGAGGATGAATGTGAATATTTGGAGCTTGTTTCTTGGAATCCTGCCTGGGCTGTAACAGAGTTGGAGAGGAAGTTTATGGGTGTGACTGAGAGCACTGCTACTCATACCCCAGGTTTGCTTTCACTTCCTTTTCCCTTGAAATTTCCTTCCAATTACAAGAAAATGTATAGATATGGAGGGAAAATTGATCACTTCCAGAAGAGGTCTTATTTGTCTCCATATGCCGATGCCAGAGGGCTACAAGCTGGCTCACTTGAATTTGATAAAAGGGCTGTTGCTGTTATGCACGAGTTACTTAGCTTTACCATGGAGAAGAGACTCGTTACTGATCACCTTACCCACTTTAGGCGGGAACTTGTGATGCCTCAAAAACTAATGAGACTTCTTTTGAAGCATATTGGGATTTTCTATGTTTCAGAGAGGGGTAAAAGATTTAGTGTTTTCTTGACAGAAGCTTATGAAGGTCCGGAGTTGATTGATAAATGCCCTTTGGTTCTTTGGAAGGAGAAGGTATTAAGCCTCGTTGGTTAtagaggaaagaaaaagaagattgaaaCTTTTGATGACATTTCTGAAATGGAGGACGACAGTTTGGGTTTGGCTGAGAATGACCCTGAGTTGGATATGGAGGATACTGGTTGTTCAGAAGAGACTGCATTAGATGTTAATACAATTGACACGGAAACTAGGGATCTTCTTAGTGGGTAA
- the LOC120087270 gene encoding protein WHAT'S THIS FACTOR 1 homolog, chloroplastic isoform X1, whose amino-acid sequence MFMAVRIANPSKALISNEYNVNPSRHLQFLNLNELTYYLCRNRFVELWSWSQSRSMTNSKRVQDRSRLKRVHDLELATEKWKVAYKVLFLIETLKQEPEMIIPVRNLEQYRRQINLPKPHKVSDFIRKSPKLFELYKDQRGVLWCGMTKQTEDLVEEEEKLIEQQADKAAEYVTRFLMMSVNKRLPVDKIAHFRRDFGLPLDFRAKWVNDYPELFKMVKSEDECEYLELVSWNPAWAVTELERKFMGVTESTATHTPGLLSLPFPLKFPSNYKKMYRYGGKIDHFQKRSYLSPYADARGLQAGSLEFDKRAVAVMHELLSFTMEKRLVTDHLTHFRRELVMPQKLMRLLLKHIGIFYVSERGKRFSVFLTEAYEGPELIDKCPLVLWKEKVLSLVGYRGKKKKIETFDDISEMEDDSLGLAENDPELDMEDTGCSEETALDVNTIDTETRDLLSG is encoded by the coding sequence ATGTTTATGGCTGTTCGGATTGCTAATCCTTCGAAGGCCCTAATCTCGAATGAGTACAATGTGAATCCTTCTCGTCATCTTCAATTTCTTAACTTGAACGAGCTCACATATTATCTATGCAGAAATCGTTTTGTGGAGTTATGGTCGTGGTCGCAATCCCGGTCGATGACAAACAGTAAGCGCGTTCAGGATAGAAGCCGCTTGAAGAGAGTGCATGATCTTGAATTAGCGACGGAAAAATGGAAGGTAGCTTACAAGGTACTCTTCTTGATTGAAACCCTCAAGCAGGAGCCTGAGATGATAATTCCTGTTAGGAATTTAGAGCAATATCGTAGACAAATCAATCTCCCGAAACCGCATAAGGTCTCGGACTTCATTAGAAAATCGCCTAAACTGTTTGAACTATACAAGGATCAGAGGGGTGTATTGTGGTGTGGAATGACTAAACAAACCGAAGATTTGGTGGAGGAGGAGGAGAAGTTAATTGAACAACAGGCTGACAAAGCTGCCGAGTATGTTACTAGGTTTTTAATGATGTCAGTGAATAAGCGGCTTCCGGTAGACAAAATTGCTCATTTCAGAAGAGATTTTGGGCTTCCACTTGATTTTCGAGCGAAATGGGTGAATGATTACCCTGAACTATTTAAGATGGTGAAGTCTGAGGATGAATGTGAATATTTGGAGCTTGTTTCTTGGAATCCTGCCTGGGCTGTAACAGAGTTGGAGAGGAAGTTTATGGGTGTGACTGAGAGCACTGCTACTCATACCCCAGGTTTGCTTTCACTTCCTTTTCCCTTGAAATTTCCTTCCAATTACAAGAAAATGTATAGATATGGAGGGAAAATTGATCACTTCCAGAAGAGGTCTTATTTGTCTCCATATGCCGATGCCAGAGGGCTACAAGCTGGCTCACTTGAATTTGATAAAAGGGCTGTTGCTGTTATGCACGAGTTACTTAGCTTTACCATGGAGAAGAGACTCGTTACTGATCACCTTACCCACTTTAGGCGGGAACTTGTGATGCCTCAAAAACTAATGAGACTTCTTTTGAAGCATATTGGGATTTTCTATGTTTCAGAGAGGGGTAAAAGATTTAGTGTTTTCTTGACAGAAGCTTATGAAGGTCCGGAGTTGATTGATAAATGCCCTTTGGTTCTTTGGAAGGAGAAGGTATTAAGCCTCGTTGGTTAtagaggaaagaaaaagaagattgaaaCTTTTGATGACATTTCTGAAATGGAGGACGACAGTTTGGGTTTGGCTGAGAATGACCCTGAGTTGGATATGGAGGATACTGGTTGTTCAGAAGAGACTGCATTAGATGTTAATACAATTGACACGGAAACTAGGGATCTTCTTAGTGGGTAA